In Candidatus Hydrogenedentota bacterium, the genomic stretch GGCGTTCGCGGACAAGTGGAGCGATGACCACCTGGCGGTGCTGGCGAAGATCCGCGAGGCGATAGACAAAGGTGGACACTTTGCGCTGGCGATGCCCCGCGGCCACGGCAAGACGACGATTCTCAAGTGGGCGTTGCTGTATGTCATGCTCACCGGCAAGCGGCGATATGTGGTGGTCGTGGCGGCGACCGCGGAACTGGCGGGAGCACTCACCGACTTTGTGCGGGCGCAACTCATCGAAAGCCCTACCTTGCTGGAGCACTACCCACACGTCTGCCACTACGCCAAGGCCACTGAGGGGAAGGCCATCAAAGCTAAATACATGCTCCGACGCGACTTCAAGCCTCTGGGTCTGGGCTGGGGCAAGGCAACGCTCATCCTGCCGACGCCGATGGGCCGGGACGCCCCCTATCCGTCTGACGGAGCGGTGCTGGAAGGCCACGGGCTGACGGGGGCCATCCGCGGCAAGTGGCGTGACGACAAGGCGGGTCGGGTGCTGCGGCCGGATTTCGTGCTTCTGGACGACCCCCAGACGCGCGAATCGGCGGAGTCGCCGAGCCAATGCGCGATGCGCGAACGGATCATCATGGGCGACGTGCTTGGGCTGGCGGGGCCGCGCAAGAAGATCGCCGCCGTGATGCCCTGCACCGTGATCCGCAAGGGCGACCTGGCGCACCGCTTTCTCGACCACGGGGCGCACCCGGAATGGCAGGGGCTGACGTGCCAGCTTGTTCGGAAATGGCCGGACGCGCAGGACACGCTTTGGAAGGAATACGGAGACCTGCTGCGGGAAGGGCTGGCGAACGGCGACGGGCCGGACGCGGCGACGGCGTTCTATCTTGCGAACCGGGCGGCGATGGACGCGGGGGCGGAGGTGTCGTGGCCGGAGCGGGTGCGGGCGGGGGAAACGTCGGCCTTGCAGACGGCGGAAACGCTGCTGCTGGAAAGCGGGGACCAGTTCTGGGCGGAATACCAGAACGACCCGAAGGACGTCGCGGCCGGCCAGTACGAACTGACGGTCGAGCAAATCCTGTCCCACGCGAACGACCTGCCGCGGTTCCACCTCCCGTCCGCGGCTAACGTGCTGGTTGGACACTGCGACATCAATCGGAGCGGTCTGCACTGGTGCGTGGCCGGCTTCGACCAGAAGATGACCTGCCACGTCGCGGCATACGGGCGGCATCCGGGGCGCGGCCTGCTGTGGGGCGACAAGGCCAGCGCGCAGGCGCGGCAGCTA encodes the following:
- a CDS encoding phage terminase large subunit family protein → AFADKWSDDHLAVLAKIREAIDKGGHFALAMPRGHGKTTILKWALLYVMLTGKRRYVVVVAATAELAGALTDFVRAQLIESPTLLEHYPHVCHYAKATEGKAIKAKYMLRRDFKPLGLGWGKATLILPTPMGRDAPYPSDGAVLEGHGLTGAIRGKWRDDKAGRVLRPDFVLLDDPQTRESAESPSQCAMRERIIMGDVLGLAGPRKKIAAVMPCTVIRKGDLAHRFLDHGAHPEWQGLTCQLVRKWPDAQDTLWKEYGDLLREGLANGDGPDAATAFYLANRAAMDAGAEVSWPERVRAGETSALQTAETLLLESGDQFWAEYQNDPKDVAAGQYELTVEQILSHANDLPRFHLPSAANVLVGHCDINRSGLHWCVAGFDQKMTCHVAAYGRHPGRGLLWGDKASAQARQLSIYRGLTELCGQLAGAKFMREGTAILPSLLLVDASFESETVHRFAEAARYPFRVVPAIGRAAHRYRWAAATVVGRPAEQAHYQRPQSRHCPYAMANVDHWREVAQRAFLGTAGEPGGCTLHAAPTRRAHLPFAEHVAAERLAQKYETQLGWRYEWTHAPGDAWDWGDALTGCWVAAALSGLSSSGMCEAKTKRKIAAVVGGRRVVAGETKQGDANGKQAEKQGGGEGAGGMGGGAAAGADRPKHRAVIGRGRW